Proteins co-encoded in one Ruegeria sp. HKCCD4315 genomic window:
- a CDS encoding pyridoxal phosphate-dependent aminotransferase, with protein sequence MLFQRADRLNGIELSEIVQISEAAARLRADGRDIVALSTGEPDLPTPPYVVEAAYAAAQDGKTKYPPTTGIPDLRSEIARQARVEMAQVIVSTGAKQVIANAMLASLNPGDEVIMPAPYWTSYSDIVRMAGGTPIVLPCPMQQGFKLLPEQLEAAITPRTRWLMLNTPSNPSGAIYSQDEIAALSAVLARHPQIWVLADEIYQHLSFVPFTSVAEAAPELTERMLVVNGVAKAWSMTGWRIGWGIGPAELIKAMVAVQGQVTSGACSISQWASLAAITCDPSLLEERRDLFAQRRDLVVAGLNAVPGLRCDAPDGAFYAFPSCAELLADRGGPFKNDADFCGWALEDAGVALVPGRAFGLPGHFRLSFAYAQDTIVAGLERLKSAVERKLS encoded by the coding sequence ATGTTGTTCCAGCGTGCAGACCGGCTAAACGGGATCGAACTCTCCGAGATCGTACAGATTTCCGAGGCGGCTGCCCGTCTGCGAGCGGATGGTCGTGATATTGTGGCACTGTCAACGGGTGAGCCGGATTTGCCCACGCCGCCATATGTGGTCGAGGCGGCCTACGCCGCAGCGCAAGACGGAAAGACAAAATACCCGCCGACAACGGGTATTCCCGACCTGCGTAGCGAGATCGCCCGGCAGGCAAGGGTCGAGATGGCACAGGTCATCGTGTCGACCGGTGCAAAACAGGTGATTGCTAACGCCATGCTGGCCAGCCTCAACCCCGGCGACGAGGTGATCATGCCCGCGCCCTATTGGACCAGCTATTCCGATATTGTTCGCATGGCGGGCGGAACGCCGATTGTCCTGCCCTGCCCGATGCAACAGGGTTTCAAGCTACTGCCTGAACAGCTTGAGGCCGCGATCACGCCCCGTACCCGCTGGCTGATGCTCAACACACCGTCGAACCCGTCCGGGGCCATCTATTCGCAAGATGAAATCGCCGCGCTGTCCGCCGTTTTGGCACGGCACCCGCAGATTTGGGTTCTGGCGGATGAAATCTATCAGCACCTCAGCTTTGTCCCTTTCACCTCGGTAGCCGAAGCCGCACCAGAACTTACCGAACGTATGTTGGTCGTCAATGGCGTGGCCAAGGCTTGGTCCATGACTGGCTGGCGCATCGGGTGGGGGATCGGACCGGCCGAATTGATCAAGGCGATGGTGGCAGTGCAAGGTCAGGTGACCTCGGGCGCGTGTTCGATTTCGCAATGGGCCTCTTTGGCGGCCATCACCTGTGACCCAAGCTTACTGGAAGAACGCCGCGACCTGTTCGCCCAACGCCGTGATCTTGTGGTTGCCGGGCTGAACGCAGTTCCTGGATTGCGTTGTGACGCGCCAGACGGGGCCTTTTATGCCTTCCCCTCTTGCGCGGAATTGCTTGCAGATCGCGGCGGACCCTTCAAAAATGATGCGGACTTTTGCGGCTGGGCCTTGGAAGATGCCGGTGTCGCCCTTGTCCCCGGTCGTGCTTTTGGCTTGCCCGGACATTTCCGGCTGAGCTTCGCTTACGCCCAAGATACAATTGTAGCTGGTCTTGAACGCCTTAAATCAGCTGTAGAAAGGAAACTCTCATGA
- a CDS encoding acyl-CoA dehydrogenase → MKPQSRPQLGPFTWEDPFLLEDQLAEDERMVRDAARAYAQDKLLPRVTDAFAKEETDPGIFREMGEMGLLGTTIPEDFGGIGSSYVTYGLVAREVERVDSGYRSMMSVQSSLVMYPIYAYGTDEQRQKYLPKLASGEFIGCFGLTEPDAGSDPGGMKTVAKKTEGGYVLNGSKMWISNAPIADVFVVWAKSEAHDGKIKGFVLDKGMAGLSAPKIEGKLSLRASITGEIVMNNVEVSEDALLPNVEGLKGPFGCLNRARYGIAWGTMGAAEACWYAAHQYGMDRKQFGRPLAQTQLFQLKLANMQTEIALGLQAALRVGRLMDEARAAPEMISLIKRNNCGKALEIARHARDMHGGNGISQDFHVIRHMVNLETVNTYEGTHDVHALILGRAQTGLQAFA, encoded by the coding sequence ATGAAACCACAATCCCGCCCGCAGCTTGGCCCCTTCACCTGGGAAGACCCCTTCTTGCTGGAAGATCAATTGGCCGAAGACGAGCGCATGGTGCGCGACGCCGCGCGTGCTTATGCGCAGGATAAACTGTTGCCGCGCGTCACCGATGCCTTTGCCAAGGAAGAAACCGACCCCGGTATATTCCGCGAAATGGGTGAGATGGGGCTGCTGGGCACCACCATCCCCGAAGATTTCGGCGGCATCGGTTCCAGCTACGTGACCTATGGCCTTGTGGCGCGTGAAGTTGAGCGTGTCGACAGCGGTTACCGCTCGATGATGTCGGTTCAGTCCAGCCTGGTGATGTATCCGATCTATGCCTACGGCACCGACGAACAACGCCAGAAATACCTGCCGAAACTGGCCAGCGGCGAGTTCATTGGGTGTTTTGGCCTGACTGAACCCGACGCAGGTTCGGACCCTGGCGGGATGAAGACCGTCGCGAAAAAGACCGAAGGCGGGTATGTGCTGAACGGCTCGAAAATGTGGATCTCGAACGCGCCGATTGCGGATGTGTTTGTGGTCTGGGCCAAGTCCGAGGCACATGATGGCAAGATCAAAGGCTTTGTTCTGGACAAGGGCATGGCGGGACTGTCTGCGCCCAAGATCGAAGGCAAACTGTCACTGCGAGCCTCGATCACCGGTGAGATTGTGATGAACAATGTCGAAGTCTCAGAAGATGCGTTGTTGCCTAATGTCGAGGGGCTCAAAGGGCCGTTCGGCTGTTTGAACCGCGCGCGGTATGGCATTGCCTGGGGCACTATGGGCGCAGCCGAAGCGTGCTGGTACGCCGCCCATCAATACGGGATGGATCGCAAGCAATTCGGGCGACCTTTGGCGCAGACCCAGCTGTTCCAGTTGAAACTTGCCAACATGCAAACCGAAATTGCGCTTGGCCTGCAGGCCGCCCTTCGCGTGGGTCGCCTGATGGACGAAGCCCGCGCCGCACCCGAAATGATCAGCCTGATCAAGCGCAACAATTGCGGCAAGGCGCTTGAGATCGCGCGCCACGCCCGTGACATGCATGGCGGCAACGGTATCAGTCAGGATTTTCACGTCATCCGGCACATGGTGAATCTGGAAACGGTGAACACCTATGAAGGAACCCACGACGTACACGCGTTGATTTTGGGGCGCGCGCAAACGGGCCTGCAAGCCTTCGCCTAA
- a CDS encoding alpha-ketoacid dehydrogenase subunit alpha/beta produces the protein MDRAAIVHENFLRRVAAQDFPAGNAPAGPLTQTEAVGLYRAQCLSRALDRQSRAMQKAGQGFYTIGSSGHEGMAAVAAALRPTDPAFLHYRDAAFQIARSDQVPGQSPTWDILLSFASSSEDPISGGRHKVLGSKALSIPPQTSTIASHLPKAVGAAYAIGAARRHRPEHADMPDDAIVYCSFGDASANHSTAQGAFNTAQWTSFQSVPLPLLFCCEDNGIGISTKTPQGWIAATFQNRPGLKYFSCNGLDLFDTFRVAQEAADYVRRRRKPAFLHVRTVRLYGHAGADMPTTYLPKSEVEAEEANDPLLHSVRLLEQSGAMQSEDALRVYTDTCARVARVADKAVTRPRLKTASDVMASLIPPVRPCAPTNGPSPEQRAEVFGSDLKAQSEPQIMSRLINWTLTDLMLEHGEVVMMGEDVGRKGGVYGVTQKLQARFGPDRMIDTLLDEQSILGLAIGMAQNGFVPMPEIQFLAYLHNAEDQLRGEAATLPFFSNGQYTNPMVVRIAGLGYQKGFGGHFHNDNSVAVLRDIPGLILACPSNGADAARMLRECVRLVREEQRLVVFLEPIALYPMRDLHETGDGGWMQTYPDPSERIELGEVGVEGGGDDLAIVTFGNGVYLSHQAQKALQADGINPRIVDLRWLSPLPKDALTQAVAGAKRILIVDETRHHGGVAEALMAHFHETATVPLARITAEDSFIATGPAYAATMPSKDSIEAAARRLMETEV, from the coding sequence ATGGATCGCGCAGCCATTGTGCACGAAAACTTCCTGCGTCGCGTGGCGGCGCAGGATTTCCCCGCAGGTAACGCCCCTGCTGGCCCTTTGACCCAGACCGAAGCCGTGGGGCTGTATCGTGCACAATGCCTCAGCCGAGCGCTGGATCGGCAAAGCCGCGCGATGCAGAAAGCCGGTCAGGGGTTTTACACGATCGGCTCTTCCGGGCACGAAGGCATGGCGGCTGTTGCCGCCGCCTTGCGTCCGACCGATCCGGCCTTTCTGCATTATCGCGATGCTGCCTTTCAGATCGCCCGCTCTGATCAGGTGCCGGGGCAAAGCCCAACCTGGGATATTCTGCTGTCCTTCGCCTCATCCTCTGAAGATCCGATCAGCGGCGGGCGGCACAAGGTACTGGGGTCCAAGGCGTTGAGCATCCCTCCGCAGACCTCAACCATTGCCAGCCACCTGCCCAAAGCGGTGGGCGCGGCTTATGCTATTGGCGCGGCCCGCCGCCATCGCCCCGAACATGCTGACATGCCGGATGATGCGATTGTCTATTGTTCCTTTGGCGATGCCTCGGCCAACCATTCAACCGCGCAAGGGGCATTCAACACTGCGCAATGGACGTCGTTCCAGTCGGTGCCGCTGCCTCTGCTGTTTTGCTGTGAAGACAATGGCATCGGTATTTCGACCAAGACGCCTCAGGGCTGGATCGCGGCAACCTTCCAGAATCGGCCGGGACTGAAATACTTCAGTTGCAACGGGCTTGATCTGTTCGACACATTCCGCGTCGCGCAAGAGGCGGCCGACTATGTGCGCCGCCGTCGCAAACCCGCCTTCCTTCATGTGCGCACTGTGCGTCTTTACGGTCATGCCGGGGCAGATATGCCAACAACCTATTTGCCGAAGTCAGAAGTTGAGGCAGAGGAGGCCAACGATCCCCTGCTGCATTCCGTCCGCCTGCTGGAACAATCCGGAGCGATGCAGTCCGAGGACGCCTTGCGCGTCTATACCGATACTTGCGCGCGCGTCGCCCGTGTCGCAGACAAAGCCGTCACCCGTCCGCGTCTGAAAACAGCAAGCGACGTTATGGCCAGCCTGATACCACCCGTACGCCCCTGTGCGCCGACCAATGGCCCAAGCCCAGAACAAAGAGCCGAGGTGTTCGGCAGCGATCTCAAGGCGCAATCTGAACCTCAGATCATGTCGCGCCTGATCAACTGGACCCTGACCGATCTGATGCTGGAACACGGCGAGGTCGTGATGATGGGAGAAGATGTCGGGCGCAAGGGCGGTGTCTATGGTGTGACGCAAAAACTGCAGGCACGTTTCGGCCCCGACCGGATGATCGACACTTTGCTGGACGAACAATCGATCCTGGGTCTGGCCATCGGTATGGCGCAAAATGGCTTTGTTCCGATGCCGGAAATCCAGTTTCTGGCCTATCTGCACAACGCCGAAGACCAATTGCGTGGCGAGGCGGCCACCCTGCCCTTCTTCTCGAACGGTCAATACACCAACCCGATGGTCGTGCGTATTGCCGGGCTGGGATACCAGAAAGGCTTTGGCGGGCATTTCCACAACGATAACTCAGTTGCCGTTTTGCGCGACATTCCGGGCCTGATTCTGGCCTGCCCGTCGAACGGCGCGGATGCCGCGCGGATGCTACGGGAATGTGTCCGTCTGGTGCGCGAAGAACAGCGGCTCGTTGTCTTCCTTGAGCCCATCGCGCTCTATCCGATGCGCGATCTGCATGAAACGGGCGATGGTGGGTGGATGCAAACCTATCCCGACCCTTCCGAGCGCATCGAGTTAGGGGAGGTCGGCGTAGAAGGTGGCGGGGACGATCTGGCCATCGTGACTTTTGGCAATGGCGTCTATCTCAGCCACCAAGCGCAAAAGGCGTTGCAGGCGGACGGTATCAACCCCCGGATCGTTGACCTGAGGTGGCTGTCGCCCTTGCCAAAAGATGCGCTGACCCAAGCGGTCGCCGGGGCCAAACGTATTCTGATCGTTGACGAAACCCGCCATCATGGCGGTGTGGCCGAGGCCCTGATGGCCCATTTCCACGAAACGGCAACTGTGCCACTGGCCCGCATCACGGCCGAAGACAGCTTCATCGCAACCGGCCCGGCCTATGCCGCCACAATGCCGTCCAAAGACAGCATCGAGGCCGCGGCGCGGCGCCTGATGGAGACCGAGGTATGA
- a CDS encoding ACP S-malonyltransferase — protein sequence MIQEKQTAVVICPGRGTYNKPELGVLGRQFSDNALLARFDQMRSAQGQETLTELDGTARYSVVKHTRGDNASALIYAATLGDFRAINRNKIDVVAVTGNSMGWYSALACAGALSAEGGFEVVNTMGTLMQGNMIGGQLVYPFLNADWHPDPARKAKLLALVDQINGTGAMLTLSIDLGGMLVLAGDEAGLAAFEKAVPVVQDRFPLRLANHAGFHSHLQAPVAAQGRAQLGADLFQQPSLPMIDGRGQIWWPEACDTNALWEYTLGHQVTETYNFTHAIAQAAREFAPDLFIVTGPGTTLGGAVAQSLILSNWDGLSDKASFQNRQREEPLLVSMGMDDQRALVT from the coding sequence ATGATCCAAGAAAAACAGACCGCCGTTGTCATCTGCCCTGGGAGGGGTACGTATAACAAACCCGAACTGGGAGTGCTGGGGCGGCAGTTTTCGGATAACGCGTTGCTGGCGCGGTTCGACCAGATGCGTAGCGCACAGGGGCAAGAAACCCTGACCGAGTTGGACGGTACGGCGCGATATTCTGTCGTGAAACATACCCGTGGCGACAACGCCTCGGCCCTGATCTATGCCGCTACACTGGGCGATTTCCGTGCCATCAACCGCAACAAGATCGACGTGGTGGCGGTGACAGGGAATTCAATGGGCTGGTATTCGGCCCTGGCCTGCGCGGGTGCGCTGAGCGCCGAAGGTGGGTTCGAGGTCGTCAACACAATGGGCACGCTGATGCAGGGCAACATGATCGGCGGGCAACTGGTTTATCCATTCCTGAACGCGGATTGGCACCCAGATCCAGCCCGCAAGGCCAAGCTTTTGGCTCTGGTCGATCAGATCAACGGAACGGGCGCGATGCTGACTCTGTCAATTGATCTGGGTGGAATGCTTGTGCTGGCCGGGGATGAGGCCGGGCTGGCCGCGTTCGAAAAAGCCGTACCGGTGGTACAGGACCGCTTCCCCCTGCGCCTTGCCAATCACGCGGGCTTTCATTCACACCTTCAAGCCCCCGTGGCCGCACAGGGTCGCGCGCAGTTGGGCGCAGATCTTTTCCAACAGCCCAGTCTGCCAATGATCGACGGTCGAGGCCAGATTTGGTGGCCGGAGGCTTGCGACACCAACGCTTTGTGGGAGTATACGCTGGGTCATCAGGTCACGGAGACCTACAACTTCACCCACGCAATAGCGCAGGCCGCACGTGAGTTCGCGCCTGACCTGTTTATTGTCACTGGTCCGGGCACCACGCTGGGCGGTGCCGTGGCACAATCCCTGATCCTCAGCAACTGGGACGGGCTGAGCGATAAGGCATCTTTCCAGAACAGGCAGCGCGAAGAACCACTGCTGGTTTCAATGGGTATGGATGATCAAAGGGCATTGGTCACTTAA
- a CDS encoding nucleoside 2-deoxyribosyltransferase — protein MSEQIVYCSGPMFSVGDLWEQQNIAAVLEAGGFTTYLPQRDGLEVGKLMALLLDPQISSQEGQIALSIVRKVTYSLDIYQLIGRCTCLVFNMDGRVPDGGSLVESSIAYAAGKPIVIYKTTPITMLAGTDNPMIEGLSTSWTYVHDTVDIVPALQARIAAQSDADYVYTPPSVVGLVLEVGSSVADKNSKLRQILAAIAAAPTGPDALKEAKALLEWAKTDKAFQAAFGSGQTSFLGADGQHKLVSL, from the coding sequence ATGTCAGAACAGATCGTGTATTGCTCGGGGCCGATGTTCAGCGTCGGGGATCTTTGGGAGCAGCAGAACATTGCCGCCGTGCTAGAGGCCGGGGGGTTCACAACCTATTTACCGCAGCGTGACGGGCTTGAAGTGGGCAAGTTAATGGCGCTGCTTCTTGACCCCCAGATTTCTTCGCAGGAAGGACAAATCGCGCTCTCGATCGTGCGCAAAGTCACTTATTCGCTGGATATTTATCAGTTAATCGGTCGGTGCACATGTCTGGTTTTTAACATGGATGGGCGTGTGCCTGACGGGGGCAGTCTTGTTGAATCCTCTATTGCCTATGCGGCTGGAAAACCAATCGTGATCTACAAAACCACACCGATCACAATGCTGGCCGGGACCGACAACCCCATGATCGAGGGGCTGTCTACCAGTTGGACCTATGTCCATGACACAGTCGACATCGTTCCGGCCCTGCAGGCCCGTATCGCGGCGCAATCCGATGCGGACTATGTGTATACCCCGCCATCGGTCGTTGGCCTTGTACTTGAGGTTGGTTCAAGCGTCGCAGACAAGAACTCGAAACTTCGGCAAATCCTCGCGGCGATTGCTGCTGCACCAACGGGGCCGGATGCGTTGAAAGAAGCCAAAGCACTTTTGGAATGGGCCAAGACGGACAAGGCTTTTCAAGCGGCTTTCGGGTCTGGTCAAACAAGTTTCCTGGGCGCTGACGGGCAGCACAAACTTGTCAGCCTCTAA
- a CDS encoding AAA family ATPase, whose protein sequence is MAKTSAGTQNDSGLSGERRRLVLAFVDVVGSTELSTRMDSEDFADLMLAFQKFGSRTFEKFGGKIAHYLGDGLLVYFGYPQAQENDAERAVRAAFEMLQGLGQVGQPRLKSPLQARVGIHAGPVIVGQSSDGLGDILLGETVNVAARIQSAASPGTIFTSESALHLLKGKFASRPQPPARLKGLVNEVVLHQLRQSTPAKRSVARPLSTLVGREEELSTLTSEFEAVLSGTRSSVSLVADPGVGKSTLIDTFQAGLSETPHTWLEARCDVLQTGAALHPFIELGLKSLGIADPQNTEDAAFRLNEGLAAWDERPENAFPVIANFLGLRVPELSVLASESPESLRKLTLETLVLWIEFLSNQRPVVLVCEDLHWSDATTIDLLNLMLQRETPAKLLCLVTSRNAKDGIDKKLIGRVIELSTLANSEAHQLIRSIDAAQRLNTEDIQQLIERAQGVPLFLEELTRQALRDEVGHQSLIPTSLDGLVMQQLDRLPKSAKGTAQVAAVLGQAFDQTLLAAVSELDAKGLDASIDVLLDADLIRRHAGQPGSYFFRHALTRDGAYGTLLRQRRKTLHAATADQLMTQFSGQGDMNPSVVAYHLLASEQFTPAAEWFKKAGRSAAKQAAVEDAATLYRRALEALEGASETPERHNSELSLQILLGNALMGVRGFGSDEIVPVWERALSIAETLKDYDERSSALNGLAAYWIGKGDCAKACDFALQILSWSEPANHRIGMLRAHSSLANAKFQIGDVQDALDHAETAVSLYQPDDFANVTYGVGTDQGVVAYGAAAASHWWLGDAQTGLRRARQGVALAEGLESALSLAAARSYLALIHHYRGDEELAYEVADETVMFCANLGIPFWQGLCLLLRAGQKVDQPAKRLQDIEAGLGILSGSGSQSAVGLGFSIMASAQADQGNPEIALGVLQTGSQMSAMLGQHFWDAELKRLLGEVQATMGDRTAAVESVSEAVDLARGNHARSLELRALLTLDDVLGSEDRTTRNRLATVLKALEPGTDTVDAQKASRVLASVNS, encoded by the coding sequence ATGGCGAAGACCTCCGCTGGTACTCAAAACGACTCTGGGCTTAGCGGTGAGCGTCGGCGCCTTGTTCTTGCGTTTGTCGATGTTGTGGGCTCAACCGAATTAAGCACCAGGATGGATTCCGAAGATTTCGCTGACTTGATGCTGGCGTTTCAAAAGTTCGGAAGCCGGACATTCGAGAAATTTGGTGGAAAAATTGCCCATTATCTGGGCGATGGTCTTCTTGTCTATTTTGGATATCCACAGGCGCAGGAAAACGATGCCGAACGGGCCGTGCGCGCGGCTTTTGAGATGCTGCAAGGATTGGGTCAAGTTGGCCAGCCCCGGCTTAAATCGCCACTACAAGCGCGCGTGGGTATCCACGCCGGGCCTGTGATCGTGGGGCAAAGCAGCGACGGTTTGGGCGATATCCTATTAGGCGAAACGGTGAATGTTGCTGCCCGTATCCAATCAGCCGCATCGCCCGGAACGATCTTTACAAGCGAATCTGCACTGCATCTTCTGAAAGGAAAATTCGCGTCCCGACCGCAACCCCCGGCCCGGTTAAAGGGGCTTGTGAATGAAGTTGTTCTTCATCAATTGCGCCAATCCACGCCAGCGAAGCGATCAGTGGCGCGGCCCCTCAGCACGCTGGTGGGACGAGAGGAAGAGCTATCCACGCTGACCTCAGAATTCGAGGCTGTGCTTAGCGGCACACGGTCCAGTGTTAGCCTTGTGGCTGACCCGGGCGTGGGCAAGAGCACGTTGATCGACACGTTTCAGGCTGGTCTGTCCGAAACGCCGCATACCTGGCTAGAGGCGAGATGTGATGTTTTGCAAACCGGCGCGGCTTTGCATCCGTTCATCGAGTTGGGGTTGAAAAGCCTTGGAATAGCCGACCCACAGAATACCGAAGACGCTGCGTTTCGACTGAACGAGGGGTTGGCAGCTTGGGATGAAAGGCCGGAAAATGCGTTTCCCGTCATCGCCAATTTTTTGGGACTCCGGGTGCCAGAGTTATCGGTTTTGGCCAGTGAAAGCCCTGAAAGCCTGCGCAAACTGACGCTGGAAACACTGGTTCTCTGGATCGAATTTCTGTCCAATCAACGCCCCGTTGTTTTGGTATGCGAGGATCTGCATTGGAGCGATGCAACAACGATCGACTTGCTAAATCTGATGTTGCAGAGGGAAACGCCGGCAAAGCTGTTGTGCCTTGTCACGTCGCGGAACGCCAAAGACGGTATCGACAAAAAACTGATTGGTCGCGTGATCGAGCTGTCGACACTTGCAAATTCAGAGGCGCACCAGCTTATTCGCTCGATTGACGCTGCGCAGCGTCTGAACACCGAAGACATTCAGCAATTGATTGAGCGGGCGCAGGGTGTGCCGCTGTTTCTGGAAGAACTGACGCGGCAAGCGCTGCGTGACGAGGTCGGGCACCAATCTCTCATTCCTACGTCGCTCGACGGCCTTGTCATGCAACAGCTTGATCGCTTGCCCAAGAGCGCCAAAGGCACTGCACAAGTTGCTGCGGTTTTGGGGCAGGCTTTTGATCAGACGCTGCTTGCGGCGGTGTCTGAACTTGATGCCAAAGGTTTGGATGCATCAATTGATGTTTTGCTGGATGCTGATCTGATCCGGCGTCATGCGGGTCAACCGGGCAGCTACTTCTTCCGCCATGCTCTGACACGCGACGGCGCTTATGGCACGTTGCTGCGGCAAAGACGCAAGACCCTTCACGCAGCGACGGCGGATCAGTTGATGACGCAATTCAGCGGGCAGGGTGACATGAACCCGTCTGTCGTCGCCTATCACCTTCTGGCGTCCGAACAATTCACGCCAGCCGCTGAATGGTTCAAAAAAGCGGGGCGGAGTGCCGCGAAGCAGGCTGCGGTAGAGGATGCCGCGACACTGTACAGACGTGCGCTGGAAGCGTTGGAGGGTGCTTCGGAAACGCCCGAGCGCCACAACTCAGAACTGTCGCTGCAGATACTGTTGGGCAACGCATTGATGGGTGTGCGCGGATTTGGATCTGATGAAATCGTCCCGGTTTGGGAGCGCGCCTTGAGCATTGCGGAAACGCTGAAGGATTACGATGAGCGGTCATCGGCGCTCAATGGTCTGGCCGCATATTGGATTGGCAAAGGCGATTGCGCCAAAGCCTGCGATTTTGCACTTCAGATATTGTCGTGGTCAGAACCTGCCAACCATCGCATTGGTATGCTTCGGGCGCATTCATCGCTTGCGAATGCGAAGTTCCAAATTGGCGATGTGCAAGATGCGCTAGATCATGCCGAAACAGCGGTTTCGCTGTATCAACCTGATGACTTTGCAAACGTAACGTATGGCGTTGGAACCGATCAGGGCGTTGTGGCCTATGGGGCTGCAGCGGCGTCGCATTGGTGGTTGGGGGACGCGCAAACCGGACTGAGACGGGCCCGCCAGGGTGTCGCTCTTGCCGAGGGGCTTGAATCCGCCCTGAGCCTTGCTGCAGCTCGGTCTTATCTGGCGCTTATTCACCATTACCGCGGGGATGAGGAGCTCGCATACGAGGTTGCTGACGAAACAGTGATGTTCTGCGCCAACCTTGGGATACCGTTTTGGCAAGGGTTGTGCCTACTGCTGCGCGCGGGTCAAAAAGTCGATCAGCCTGCAAAACGTCTGCAAGACATAGAAGCGGGGCTTGGTATTCTGTCGGGCAGCGGCAGCCAATCTGCTGTGGGCTTGGGTTTTTCCATTATGGCCAGCGCGCAGGCAGATCAAGGCAACCCCGAGATCGCGTTGGGTGTGTTGCAAACGGGCAGCCAGATGTCGGCGATGCTGGGTCAGCATTTCTGGGACGCTGAACTAAAACGATTGTTGGGAGAGGTTCAGGCAACAATGGGCGACCGCACAGCAGCGGTTGAAAGCGTGTCCGAAGCCGTGGACTTGGCACGCGGCAACCACGCCCGCTCGTTGGAATTGCGCGCGTTGTTGACATTGGACGATGTGCTTGGGTCCGAGGATCGGACCACCCGAAATCGATTGGCGACTGTCCTAAAAGCACTTGAGCCTGGGACTGACACTGTGGATGCGCAAAAGGCATCCCGTGTCCTCGCTTCTGTGAATTCCTGA
- a CDS encoding metallophosphoesterase encodes MGDIRYVCLSDMHFGADNSILTRLNATDGSVDPMHPSDVLIHLANCLRHLINDNSGDRLPTLILNGDILDLAFSMENVAAMAFRHFLELTMPDDPAARLFDSEIVFIPGNHDHHLWETCRERQYADCLSSADWSTPLPRPPHITPMREPDGVPSYFVNAIAHSLPWLADVKIKTVYPNYAITSGDKLIVVSHGHFIEEAYLMVSEFADLLYPKTTPPETMEAWEAQNFAWIDFVWSVLGRSGHIGVDEENVYNTENSPKAIGSLLGSAARNLVLKKGGATGKTLAKGVGEMVGALVADYFERGQTDTLLSDDGAGVKRFMQVPVQEQIRSEFGETAPSNVALVFGHTHKPFEAIMPLEHFFAPSFAAYNSGGWVVDSPEVKPLIGGAIVLIDDDANLASLRMYNECDDTSDYRVSVQIAETTDDADNPLFSQLSKSIDPQNWPWSDFSKAAAVAVKQHNTRLASFLKNAGDTS; translated from the coding sequence ATGGGCGACATCAGATATGTCTGTCTTTCAGATATGCATTTTGGGGCGGATAACAGCATTTTGACGCGCCTGAACGCGACGGACGGCAGTGTTGATCCGATGCACCCCAGCGATGTTCTGATACACTTGGCGAACTGCCTGAGGCACCTCATAAACGACAATTCAGGTGATCGCCTGCCGACGCTCATTTTGAACGGGGATATTCTCGATCTGGCCTTCAGTATGGAAAACGTGGCTGCGATGGCCTTTCGCCACTTTCTTGAGTTGACCATGCCGGATGATCCCGCCGCCCGGCTTTTCGATTCCGAGATTGTGTTCATCCCCGGCAATCATGACCATCATCTTTGGGAAACCTGCCGAGAGCGACAATATGCGGATTGTCTGAGCTCAGCCGATTGGAGCACCCCCCTGCCCCGCCCACCGCACATCACTCCGATGCGCGAACCCGACGGTGTTCCCAGCTATTTTGTCAATGCAATCGCACACAGTCTTCCCTGGCTTGCAGACGTCAAGATCAAAACCGTTTATCCCAATTACGCCATCACATCCGGTGACAAGCTTATTGTGGTCAGCCACGGGCACTTTATCGAAGAGGCATATCTGATGGTCAGCGAGTTTGCGGACCTCCTCTACCCGAAAACAACACCGCCTGAGACAATGGAAGCCTGGGAAGCTCAGAACTTTGCCTGGATTGACTTTGTCTGGTCCGTTCTTGGCCGTTCCGGCCACATCGGTGTCGATGAGGAAAACGTTTACAACACTGAAAACAGCCCCAAGGCGATTGGATCACTGCTGGGCAGTGCGGCCCGAAATCTGGTTCTGAAAAAGGGCGGAGCGACCGGGAAAACACTTGCCAAGGGCGTCGGCGAAATGGTTGGCGCGTTGGTCGCTGACTATTTTGAACGCGGGCAGACTGACACGTTGCTCAGCGACGATGGCGCAGGCGTCAAGCGGTTCATGCAGGTTCCGGTTCAAGAACAAATCAGATCGGAATTTGGCGAGACAGCTCCGTCAAACGTGGCACTTGTTTTTGGGCACACTCACAAGCCTTTTGAAGCAATCATGCCGTTGGAGCATTTCTTTGCCCCAAGTTTCGCCGCCTACAACAGCGGTGGATGGGTCGTGGACAGCCCTGAGGTCAAACCGCTCATCGGAGGCGCGATCGTGTTGATCGACGACGACGCCAACCTTGCCTCGCTGCGTATGTATAACGAGTGTGATGACACCTCGGACTATCGCGTTTCGGTCCAAATCGCCGAGACGACGGACGACGCAGACAATCCGCTGTTTTCGCAACTGTCCAAATCCATTGACCCCCAGAACTGGCCTTGGTCAGACTTTTCCAAAGCCGCCGCCGTTGCCGTCAAACAGCACAACACACGACTGGCCAGTTTTCTGAAAAACGCAGGTGATACCAGTTAG